The DNA sequence gtgtgaataacactatcctTTTTGTATTGTGTTTCTCTTCTTCATGAGGAAGCATATGTGTAAATTTACATAGTAGGCTATACAAGCTAGGTTATATGATTACAAGAAACCCTAATTTACAGTAAGTTAACTAAGCTCGATTGGATTAGACTCACGTAATTAACATTTTGACTCTTACAGTATTCGTTCCTTAATTACTCAAAATCTATTATCATGCATTTCtcttgtacatttttttttaacgtgGAAATTAGATTTAAGCGCTCAAAATATACATTTTATGAGTCAAGTACAACTGTACAATCATCTTTATATGTTCACAATTTGATGCATTTTTATTTTAAGGGTCCCTTTCGTTGATACTTTGTAGTTTGAGCCCAGGCCCTTAAGGTCAGGCTCAAAAAACCATTTTCATACGCTTTACATCCAATCGTTCCAAATAACgctttttataatatataaagtCTTGTTTTCAGTCCAACCTTCATGAATCATGGTAACTTCCGTCTACCTTCTTTCTCACTTCCCTTTGTCGTGACTGATGAGACTGAAAGATTGAGACACTACGTACGGCCAATGTTTACTTGCCAGAACACACTGCTAATTAAGAACTTTACGTTGAAGGAACAAGGGACTTGGTGGGGTGGGATGTGTTGAAGTAGTCGTTGGATGACGGGCACCCCAATTTGATGACCGACTATTGGCTTGCCTTGTGCCTCGAGTCGCCAAAGATCAAGATCAATATTATGACATAGAGTCACcaatttaatagaaaaaaacTTGGTGGTGGAAGAATTTGGGAGCAGAACAGTGACTATGCATACAAGAGAGAATCTAACCTAAAAACTTGTTAAAGAATATTTAATTGACCCAGAGTCTTCTCTGTGATTGTCCCATGTATTAATAGGGATTAATATAATCCTatataatttagaaaatttCACACACGTCAATACAAGGAATTATATTCAACATGCCATCAATCGTCTAGGTTTTCTCTTagctgtttttattttcttctcttcctGTCAAATACAACTTTGGAGTAATAACATTAGATCTTAGTAATAGTGATTTCTATGATTAATAAGGTGTTTTTGTATTTCTGTACGATTTacagacaaaaataaataacttacATGTAAAAACTCAAGcttaccttcttcttttttcaaacAAGGGATATTCTACCTCTAGACTACAGAAAAAGGATTTGAACTAGATTAATATCGAAAGCACATATGCTCTAACCAATTTGTTTACAACCACAATCTAGAGAaccttaatataaaaaaaaaatctagaggGTCAATCATGTTTATGGGTCCTGGTAGGTCCCATCtacttttttggtcaaacatGTGGTAAAATAATTTGGGCCCAGAAGCCCAATTAATCACCAACCAACCACAACCATAACTAAGCCACCAGGCCCAAATAacaagaagcaaagcccatgaCCTGTAACTCCAACCCCAAAAGCCACGAGCGGTCCAGCACTATAGACAGTAGCGCGTTTCCCTTCGGCCGAAGCAGCAGCAACAAGAGGGGGCATCTGATCGTCTGATTCCGCATTTGTTTGGCCAGCGAGAAAGCGAGAGAGAAAATGAGCGGCGCCGGGAAGAAAGTGGCCGATGTGGCTTTCAAGGCCTCGAGGAAGATCGACTGGGAGGGCATGGCCAAGCTCCTCGTCTCCGATGAGGCTCGCAAAGAATTCGCCTCTCTTCGTCGCGCCTTCGACGAGGTCAACACTACCCTCCAGACCAAGTTCAGTCAGGTCCCTACGAACCCATCTCTCAATCgcttacattttttttagatCTCTGCGATTTctagctgttttttttttttttttttcccttcatttcTAAGTTTATTCATCTGGATTGTACTTCGTTAAATTAgggatttttgtttgttttccctGTGTTATTTGGTTGATTTGTAAAATGGGTCGGTTCGGTTTtgtcaaatttcattacttttaCGCTGAGTACTGATTTGGATTATTGGTGTAAGCCTTTTAAGCTGTTAAATTTGATTTGAATCGATGGCCTCGGGTAATTTGGATTGGAAATTTTGTGTATAACACCTAGTTATATGGGAAATTGCGGCGAAGTGGAAGTTATGTATGGATTTTTACACAATTGTGTTATTTTGAAGATTTCTATTGCATCTATGGTTGCATTAATTTCACTTGTTGACATTACTGTAatgattttcattcaattttctGATTACCAATTTTCATTTGTATGCAGGAGCCTGAACCCATAGACTGGGAGTACTACAGGAAAGGAATTGGGTCTCGCTTGGTGGATATGTACAAAGAGGCTTATGACAGTATGTTTTCTGACTTGATTAATGAATGCATCCCACTAGTATAATGCGTCCATGAATCTGTCATGTATTACACTAGTTGCGGTTGCACTTATATACTGATTACGTAGGTCTGTTGTTGTGGGAGTTTTTCGTCTTGTATCATGCGAGTATTCTGCTTTGAGCTGAAAACTTGGTCTTTGGTATCTGATAACGATGTGGTTGTCTTGCAGTCTTTTGTGAAATACTTGCGCCTAATAATAGGATGCTTTATTGCTATTGttgaaattaagtttttttgtTCTCTGACACTTTACTTGCTACGAACTTCCTTAATGTTTATGATTGGTTAACAATAGATCAGAAACCCTTCCTTGCTGAGACGAGCCTTATCAAACTTTTGTAGTTAACTGAGTTGATAAGAATGGTGTGTTGTATCCACCCACCTCCTAAAAGAGTCTTAGTTAAGCTATTTTGACTAATAAAAGCAAGTCATTGAGTTTAATGACCTGTACAGAACTGAAGGTCTCATCTTGATTTATAGAAGTCTTATGGGAAAGTAACTTTTAGCTAGTGATGTAACATTGCAATTAACTGCGTTTTGGACTCTTGGTTGTGTTTTTCTCCTAGCAATTTTAGAAAAACAATTGGTCATCTGATGGATGCgtgttctagagagagagagagagagccttaTTAAGTTTTCTTACTTTATCATGTCTTGTGTATCTTTTCTTTctctaaaaacaaaacaacgAAATTGTTGCAGGCGTTGAAATCCCCAAGTACGTAGACACAGTCACTCCTCAGTACAAGCCTAAATTTGATCAATTGgttagttctctctctctctctctctctctctctctctctctctctctctctctctctctctctcttgttgtctctctctaactctcttCATCTATCCTTCATTTTTAACTTTATGGGTGCTTTATATTTTGTTGTGGGGTACAGTTGGTGGAACTAAAAGAAGCAGAGGAAAAGTCTTTGAAGGAGTCTGAGCGTTTGGAGAAGGAGATAGTTGAAGTGCAAGAGTTGAAGGTATTGGATAGAAATAGTCCTGTGCTAACCTCGTGCTTGTAGAATGTATGATTTCtcactgcatttttttttttttttttgtcaacagAAAAAGATAAGCACCATGACTGCAGATGAGTACTTTGAGAAGCATCCAGAGCTGAAGAAGAAATTCGacgatgaaatccgaaatgacTACTGGGGCTATTGATGACATCCAAAGTTTCAATGTTAGGCAATATTTCTGGAACGCGTCGCGTCATATTTACCCcctttttgtttaataataaGGATAACCAAATTGAGTTTCTTTGTAATCTGGTTCCTTTCAGTTTGACGAATTTGAGCTTCAACAGCACCCCTTCAAGAGGGCGTGTTCCCCAGTAGGCAAATCCGTCTCGTTACATTTACATAACGGCAGTATCCGGATTGTGGAATGCTTCTGTTGTATCCAGAGTTGTGTTATGGATTCAATGTTTCCCCAATTACAAATGAGTCGAATATAGTTTTCGTCGATTTCTTTGTATTCCATCGGATTTGTAAGGGGAGGCTCTTGTAGGGCCTGATTCCGGTTCAATTTTATGCCTGAAACCTTCAAGCTCTCTCCGTGCCTATAATCGCGTGAAGACGTGACAATATAGGTTCAGCCGTACTGCTTTTCTCAAGAGGAGATTCAAACTTGGGGAACCCAACAGTCTGCTCAGGGTTCCAAACTCAAAGGTGGCAACTTACTGTTACATTTGACGTTAGTAATCCTTTGCATTGTCGCCTAGGCCACGCATCAATGTATAGTATACATTCCCCTTAGCCCGGGGTTTGCTCCTGGGCATACAAATGTATAATATACGTTGCATTGTATGCAGTGCATATCCACAGCAATGTACGTCATACATTGatgtaattttgaattttcgacCTTGCTCGTCCGTACAAAAGGAAACAGATAGAGCAATAAAAGAAAACCATCATTTATGGAAGACGGCATGTACATTTAGACGTTCTGGTTAAATGTAAAATCAAAGAGAGAAGGAAGGTACTAACTGCAGAGATCGTACAAAACTGTGAATAATCCATTAAGTACAGAATAACGTCAACTGTACTTTCACGGTCATCGCCGGAAGACCAGAAAAGTTCAAAAGACAACCTGAGGAATTACAATTTCTGACCCCAAAAACGGAAAGGTAGGTATGTCGACTGATGGAAATTTCAAGCAAATGCTGCTCGTAAATTCGGAAAGAAAGTCAAAATTTTCCGGCAGCATATAATTGCTTTAATTTCAAATGACTGGGAGATGAATCGGTTGATAGTAATCTCATTACTTCAAAGAAAAAAGCGCTTATCCGCTACCGACCACCTTCTTTTGTTGGAGCTGCTCGCTGTTTATCTCCTCGTTTTTGTCCATCGCCTTCCTAGCAAGCTCATAGCCAGCAAAGTTCATGGCACCCAACGGAGCAATCCAAAAGAACCTTGGTAGCGCTCCTTTGAATAAGCCAAGCGGTCCCTCGTGGCGTAGTATAGAGATGGCCACTATTGACATTGATACAGGTCGACCCTGTGGAGCGGTCATCATTCTTGTTTTCATCACATCAAAGGGAGTGGTGACAACGGCTGCTAACCCGCCAGATAAAGCCCCAACTGCAATTGTTTCCCAAGGTTCCAGATCCCGCCCCAAAAATTGCTGGGCAGCCTGAAACAGCAAAACAGTCAACTAATGAACAAATCCAGCAATATATTACATTATTTacactcaaaacaaagtgagctTATTAAAATAAAGAATTTCTTGTTGATATGAAGAACACGATTTCGCAGTGGAACAACACTTTAGAAGACCAAAACCCGGAACTCATGGCATCAATGCACAGCTGTTAGCTATCGTCGTTGCCCAAAATGCCATGGTAACTCATATTTGGGCATCAGTTGTGTCACTGTCAAGTCACATTACATTTCACAATCTTCCTTTTCCAGTTATACTAGGTAGTTGAATAAAAAAGATGAGCATATTATAGCCAAACTTTGCCTTCTCCCAAAAtgaattttgaaacttttttaTTCGTATATTAGGGATGCGACTTAGGCAATTTGAGTAGCAGGCTTCATGGCAAGGTTAAACAACCCTGATCTTAGAATATGAGAGCGAGATACATTTTGTGGCTAGAAAGGAAGGTTGCTTATGAAAATACTGTACCTTTTTCGATTCAGCATACAGCCCCATGCCAGCGACATAAAATGGAACTTCACGGCAAAGAGTGGCACCAGTCCCACGAAAGAAACCCTTAAGACCATCTTGGTTCCAAGTGCCCACAAGAGCCTCCCCGACATTGTCAAAAAGGCCAGCCTGACACCGCTGCTTTAACACCTCACAAGGAATTCGCACTGCTGTTCCCAAAAATGTGCTACAGAATGATGCTAGAGATTGAACCTGTTGAGATGCCGGAAAAGAGATTTTATCAAGTTTCAAAACAGCATTAACAGAAAAAGAGTCACTCATGACAGAGACAGACCCACTACCACCCACCTCAAATTCATATTTCCCTTCTTTCAACTACAGTCTACAACACActtcaaattcaattgttttggTTGGGCATAGGCTGCATATCATATGCCCGTAAGGGGGAATGAAGAGGGAGGTGGGGGGGAGCAAGCCAGCAGCAGCATGAGAACCATTTTCAAAGGGTactaaggtttggataaggatGGGGAAACTACCGGTTGAAGCTGCTCTAACAGAGCCATacttattacatttttttactttGGGTAGCGAACATCATACTATCTGATATAGTTGTATCcatacaaagaagaaaaaatgtaaaaagaCATAATACTTAACTTTTCTCAGACTACAAAGTAGGATAGTTAATTACTTTTTTAAGAAGCCGTTCTTACTTAAGATGGAAAAGCAATAATATTAAGTAGATGAAGCCTTCTTGAGAATTGTGGAGATGTACAAATAAACTATAATTTGATATCATTAGTACGAATGGAAAAAAATGAACAGACAAAATGAACTTGCATTCGTTTAAATAGATATTAATGTCTTTTCAGAGGCATGATGGAAGTATGATGCTAGTACCCAAAGGGAgagaggtaaaaaaaaaaaaaaaaaaaaaaacataagattAGAATAACAATCATTACCTGTATATCTGGGAGCGTAGGAGAAACATTTATCAACACAAGTTTACTTGCCTCAAAAATCCCAGTTCGCAGGCCATGACTGTAATGTGACAATAAAAAATCAGCCAGAAAGTGGAGAATTACACAAAGTTTAGCTAAAATAGCTGATTCATCATGATACTGTTATGGTTGGGAagggggcaaaaaaaaaaaaaaaaccttgaaaaCTGTCCAAGAATTGCAGGAATTGAGCCCCTGTATAATCCCCGCACTCCAATCTGCGGAAGCTTTGAAATAATTTCGGGGAACGATAATGTTGATGCTTGTACTCGAGTCTGCCAAACATAAAGAAATGATGCATTTTAGGATAGAAGACCAAAGAGAAGCATCACCAATTACAGAAATTTTTAACTCCGAGTACATGAGCACAAGTTCCTAGGACAAAGAATTTGCCTTAATTGTATCAACTGGGTGCATTAAAGAAGTAGATAGAGCACAAGCAAGGCCCCCTGCCAATGCAGATCTTAGTACGCTTCCAGCAGGTATTTCCACTGGTGGTGCAACAGCAACAACGGTTGCAGCTTCAAACCAGATACTCCTGTATGTATTTTGAAGGAAGTTACTGTCAGCTAGGAGTATCCCATTAACTTGTGTACACTAGGCACTAGCTAACTGGTAATTTCTTAAATATATACACatggatattatttctgaaTTTCAATTAATTCTGCTTTACTCCTAATTCATTG is a window from the Pyrus communis chromosome 16, drPyrComm1.1, whole genome shotgun sequence genome containing:
- the LOC137719661 gene encoding ATP synthase subunit d, mitochondrial-like; translated protein: MSGAGKKVADVAFKASRKIDWEGMAKLLVSDEARKEFASLRRAFDEVNTTLQTKFSQEPEPIDWEYYRKGIGSRLVDMYKEAYDSVEIPKYVDTVTPQYKPKFDQLLVELKEAEEKSLKESERLEKEIVEVQELKKKISTMTADEYFEKHPELKKKFDDEIRNDYWGY